The following DNA comes from Mucilaginibacter jinjuensis.
CAAAGAAGACATCCGCTATAAACCACAGCTTTTTCTGCACCCCATGAGCAAGTGGCACCTGTATTCGCAATTTAAAAACGGAGTTATTGTGGGCGGAAAAATTCAATATGTATGGCTATTCGGCATTGTAGGGATATTTGTGTTATTACTGGCCTGCATTAACTTTATGAACCTGAGCACCGCCCGAAGCGAAAAACGTGCTAAAGAAGTGGGCATACGCAAAGCCATCGGTTCAGAACGCGGGCAACTCATTATTCAGTTTTATTGCGAATCTGTTTTAATAGCTGTTATTGCTTTCGTATTCGCGCTGGTTATGGTTTCGCTAACACTTCCATTCTTTAATCAACTGGCCGATAAAAACATCGTTGTACTTTGGGATAGCCCTTTGTTTTGGTTAATGGGGATTGGCTTTAGTTTGTTTACCGGGCTTGTAGCAGGTAGCTATCCTGCTTTATACCTATCATCATTTAAACCTGTTAAAGTATTAAAAGGTACGTTTAAAGGTGGCCGGTTTGCGGCAATTCCGCGTCAGGTTTTGGTGGTGTTGCAGTTCTCAGTTTCGGTGATCCTGATTATCGGTACCATCATTGTTTTTAAACAGATTGAGTTTGCCAAAAACCGCCCGGTTGGTTACAGTCGCGAAGGGTTGGTTGCCATACCATTAACCGTAAATGATCTGCATCAACACTTTGAGGCTATGAAAACCGATTTGCTACAATCGGGTGCGGTAGCAAACGTGGCCGAATCAACCAGCTCTACCACACATGTGAGTAATAACACCGCCGGTTTTCAGTGGACAGGTAAAGCACCCGAACTGGTAGATGATTTTGGTGTAGTTGGCGTAACTACCGATTTTGGCAAAACCGTTGGCTGGCAGTTTACTGCTGGCCGCGATTTTTCAAAAACTTTTGCAACCGATTCATCGGGCATTGTATTGAACGAGTCGGCCGTTAAATTTATGGGATTGAAGAACCCAGTTGGCGAAACTGTAAAGTTTTGGGGAGCCGATCATAAAGTTATCGGCGTGGTAAAAGATATGGTGATGGATTCGCCCTACGAACCTGTTAAACAAACTGTTTTTTACTTCAATAAAAACAATGACCCAAGCTTTGTAAACATTAAAATAAACCCCCAATTAAGCACGCATGATGCCTTGACCAAAATAGAGGCGATATGCAAAGCATACTCGCCATCGTCGCCATTTATGTACCGCTTTGCGGATGAGGAATATGCCCGCAAATTTGAAGACGAACAACGTATTGGCAAACTGGCCGGCTGCTTTGCAGGCCTTGCCATATTTATCAGCTGCCTGGGATTATTCGGCATGGCTTCATTTATGGCAGAGCAGCGTACCAAAGAAATTGGCGTACGTAAAGTGCTGGGCGCTTCTGTTTTCAGCCTGTGGCGTTTGTTGTCGAATGATTTTGTACTGCTGGTACTTATTGCCCTGTTTATAGCCACACCAATAGCATATTACTTTATGTACGGCTGGCTACAACATTATAATTATCATACCGTATTATCGTGGTGGGTATTTGTGGTTACCGGCCTGGGTGCAGTTAGCATTACTTTGCTTACGGTAAGTTATCAAAGCATTAAAGCAGCACTGATGAACCCGGTGAAAAGTTTGAGGAGCGAGTGATTCTGATTTCTGATTTCGGATGTTCGGATGTTCGATTTCGGATTTATTGCCCATCACTTTAGTCATTTCGACGATAGGAGAAATCTTCTGCGCAATGTAAGGCGACTATACAGGGTGAAGACGATTCTTCGCTACCGCTCAGAATGACAAAAAATTTACAATAAAAAGGGGTTAAAACCCAATCAACTACTCACTCAATCAACCATTCACCAAACAATCAATAAACTAATCAACACCTTCCCTACATCCCGGGTAAAAGATTAATTTTGCTGATTCAAAAAATAAGGAACAGCATTGGATTATTTAGAGGGATTAAATCCGGAGCAAAGGGGCGCAGTATTGCAAACCAAAGGTCCGGTAATGATTATAGCGGGTGCCGGTTCGGGCAAAACACGTGTTATTACCTACCGTGTGGCACATTTAATACGCCAGGGTGTCGATTCATTTAACATACTGGTTTTAACGTTTACCAACAAAGCCGCCCGCGAAATGCGCGAGCGTATTACCCATGTGGTAGGCCCCGAAGCCAAAAACCTTTGGATGGGTACCTTCCACTCCGTTTTTGCTAAAATATTACGGGTGGAGGCCGAAAAAATTGGCTACCCCAACAACTTCACCATTTACGATACCGACGATACCAAGAGCGTTATAAGGGCCATTTTAAAAGAAATGAACCTGGATGATAAGCTGTATAGCGCCAACCTGGT
Coding sequences within:
- a CDS encoding ABC transporter permease; translated protein: MVRNYIKIAWRNLVKNKFSSLINIGGLAVGMAVAMLIGLWVWDELSFDKYHQNYNSVAIVMQNQTYNGDINTNKSVPVPLGAELQKNYSGDFKHIVMASQNWPHIVRVGDKNLFISGSFMQSGAPDMFSLKIIAGTASGLNDPSSILLSQASAKALFGNADPINKTILMDNKANFKVTGVYEYLPQNTTLHYIDLAFIAPWDYYTANELSKGKLTDWGDNSYRTYVQLAAHADINKVSAKIKDVKLKHLAKEDIRYKPQLFLHPMSKWHLYSQFKNGVIVGGKIQYVWLFGIVGIFVLLLACINFMNLSTARSEKRAKEVGIRKAIGSERGQLIIQFYCESVLIAVIAFVFALVMVSLTLPFFNQLADKNIVVLWDSPLFWLMGIGFSLFTGLVAGSYPALYLSSFKPVKVLKGTFKGGRFAAIPRQVLVVLQFSVSVILIIGTIIVFKQIEFAKNRPVGYSREGLVAIPLTVNDLHQHFEAMKTDLLQSGAVANVAESTSSTTHVSNNTAGFQWTGKAPELVDDFGVVGVTTDFGKTVGWQFTAGRDFSKTFATDSSGIVLNESAVKFMGLKNPVGETVKFWGADHKVIGVVKDMVMDSPYEPVKQTVFYFNKNNDPSFVNIKINPQLSTHDALTKIEAICKAYSPSSPFMYRFADEEYARKFEDEQRIGKLAGCFAGLAIFISCLGLFGMASFMAEQRTKEIGVRKVLGASVFSLWRLLSNDFVLLVLIALFIATPIAYYFMYGWLQHYNYHTVLSWWVFVVTGLGAVSITLLTVSYQSIKAALMNPVKSLRSE